From one Humulus lupulus chromosome 8, drHumLupu1.1, whole genome shotgun sequence genomic stretch:
- the LOC133796219 gene encoding uncharacterized protein LOC133796219: MAFPSNSQNNMLEGLSTTRAPFFNGVDFPYWKIRMETYLQSIDYDLWHIVSNGPYIPKHVINGVEVIKTYEAYDEEDKKMLSKNAKAKYALICGLDRDVFKNIEQASTAHDMWKMLEVTHQGTNAMKETKIQIYSTQYENFKMKADETIANMYTRFTTITNGLNSLGKVLSQKEMVTKILRSLTKAYQGKVIAIQEAKDLSTLPLEELIGSLMNHLDSGCSKHMTGDPSRFSSFKSKESGFVTFGDNSKGKILGIGDIGNIYSPCIKNVLLVDNLKHNLLSISQLCDKDFRVVFESSKCSIENASTNEVIFVGERKDNVYVIDVDSFDSKNKCLTVMNDNSWLWHRRLGHASMDSISKLVRKDLVVGLPSIPFVKDKLCDACQFGKQIKTSFHSKKEISTSRPLQLLHIDLFGPSRIASLGGKYYAFVIVDDFSRFTWVIFLKLKNDVLENLVKFCKSVQNEKGYSITSIRSDHGGEFDNDALELFCDEHGFNHNFSAPRTPQQNGVVERKNRTIQEMARSMLNEISLPKYFWAEAVNTSCYILNRVFIRPNMNKTPYELWKGRKPNIGYFRVFGCKCYILNTKDNLGKFDAKSDVGIFIGYSTHSKAYRIYNKRTNVVEESIHVAFDRLESIRMLLAFACHKNFVLYQMDVKSAFLNGYIMEEVYVSQPPGFQDHKHPNHVYKLKKALYGLKQAPRAWYDRLSTFLISNGFSMGKADNTLFIKRKSKDIIIVQIYVDDIIFGATNDVLCEEFSKCMHSEFEMSMMGELNFFLGLQIKQQKNGIFISQSKYIKDLLQKFDLANAKSMKTPMSTSIKMDKDESGKDVDITKYRGMIGSLLYLTASRPDILFSVGLCARYQSCPKESHLSAVKRIFRYLIGTMNLGLWYPKNSNFEIISYSDADFAGCKSDRKSTSGTCHFLGNSLVSWFSKKQNSVALSTTEAEYIAAGSCCAQILWMKQTLKDFDVDFECTPIKCDNTSAINLSKNPILHSRAKHIDIRHHFLRDHIQRGDIMLDFVSTNFQLADIFTKPLSDERFSFIRRELGMTNINEI, translated from the exons ATGGCGTTTCcaagtaattcacaaaataacatgttagaaggtctaagcacaactagagcaccattctttaatggagtagactttccctattggaaaattaggatggaaacatatcttcaatctattgattatgatttgtggcatatagtgtctaatggtccttacattcctaaacatgtcattaatggtgtagaagttattaagacatatgaggcatatgacgaagaagataagaaaatgctttctaagaatgctaaagctaaatatgcacttatatgtggtttggatagagatgtgttcaaaaatattgaacaagcctctaccgctcatgatatgtggaaaatgcttgaagtcactcatcaaggaacaaatgctatgaaggaaactaaaattcaaatttattctactcaatatgagaactttaagatgaaagcggatgaaactattgctaacatgtatactcgttttactactatcactaatggtttgaattctcttggcaaggtactttcacaaaaggagatggtgaccaagattttgagaagcctcaccaaagcctatcaaggcaaagtgattgccattcaagaagccaaggatctttcaacacttcccttggaagaactaattggttcactcatgaaccat ttggatagtggttgttccaagcatatgaccggtgacccatcaagattttcgagttttaagagcaaggaaagtggctttgtcacttttggagacaattcaaaaggaaaaatcttgggcattggtgatatcggtaacatatactctccatgtattaaaaatgtgcttcttgttgataaccttaaacataatttacttagtattagtcaactatgtgataaagattttcgtgttgtttttgaatcctcaaaatgctccattgaaaatgcttcaaccaatgaagttatttttgttggagaaaggaaggataatgtttatgttattgatgttgattcctttgatagcaaaaataaatgtttgaccgttatgaatgataattcttggttgtggcatagaagattaggacatgctagtatggattctatttcaaagttggttagaaaagatcttgttgttggtttgccgtctattccttttgttaaagataaactttgtgatgcatgccaatttggaaaacaaattaaaacatcttttcattccaagaaagagatttcaacctctagacctttgcaattgcttcatattgatttatttggtccttcaagaattgctagtctaggtggtaaatactatgcatttgtgattgttgatgatttttctagatttacatgggttatatttttgaaactcaaaaatgatgttttggaaaatctagttaaattttgtaagagtgtgcaaaatgaaaaagggtattcaatcacctccattaggagtgatcatggtggagagtttgacaatgatgctttagaattgttttgtgatgaacatggttttaaccataacttttcggctccaagaactccacaacaaaatggagttgtcgaaaggaagaatagaacaattcaagaaatggctaggtcaatgctcaatgaaatctcattacctaaatatttttgggccgaggccgttaatacttcttgttatattttgaaccgtgttttcattaggcctaacatgaataaaaccccttatgagctttggaaagggagaaaacccaacattggatattttagagtttttggatgtaaatgctatattttgaacaccaaggacaaccttggaaaatttgatgcaaaatccgatgttggaatttttataggttattcaacacatagtaaagcttatagaatttataacaaaagaactaatgttgttgaagaatctattcatgttgcatttgat agacttgagtccataagaatgttattagcttttgcatgccacaagaattttgtcttgtatcaaatggatgtcaaaagcgctttcttaaatggatacattatggaagaggtttatgtctctcaaccccccggttttcaagatcacaaacaccctaaccatgtttacaaattaaagaaagcattatatggtttaaagcaagctcctagagcttggtatgatcgtttaagcacttttcttatctcaaatggtttttcaatgggaaaagcggataatacactttttattaaaagaaaatcaaaagacattattatagtacaaatctatgttgatgatattatttttggtgctactaatgatgttctttgtgaagaattttcaaagtgtatgcatagtgaattcgagatgagcatgatgggagagctcaactttttccttggacttcaaataaagcaacaaaagaatggaatcttcataagtcaatccaagtatatcaaggatctacttcaaaagtttgacttggccaatgcaaagtccatgaaaacccctatgagcacctccataaagatggacaaggatgaaagtggtaaggatgttgacatcaccaagtatcgaggtatgattggctcattattatatttaaccgctagtagacccgatattttgtttagtgttggtctatgtgctaggtatcaatcatgtcccaaggaatcccacttaagtgccgttaagagaatctttagatacttgataggcacaatgaatctaggactttggtatcccaagaactcaaactttgaaatcattagttactcggatgcggactttgccggttgtaagtcggataggaaaagtactagtggaacatgtcactttctaggaaactctttagtgtcatggtttagcaagaaacaaaactcggtagccctatccacaactgaagccgaatacatagccgccggtagttgttgtgctcaaatactttggatgaaacaaactcttaaggattttgatgttgattttgaatgtacacccataaagtgtgacaatactagtgccattaacctctctaagaatccaatcttgcattctagagccaagcatattgatataaggcaccacttccttagagaccatatccaaagaggagacattatgctagattttgtgagcaccaatttccaactagcggatattttcaccaagcctcttagtgatgagagatttagttttattagaagagagctaggaatgaccaacataaatgaaatttaa